The Desulfatiglans sp. genomic interval AAATATTGCAGACACACCTTCGGAAAAAGTGTCATCATCCTCTTTGTTTGATTTGATAAAAATGGCAGTTGAAAATCTCACAAAAAAATAGGCCCTTAACCTCTGGGTCAACAGTACCAGCCTTTCCCCCTTTATGAACAGGTTTCACCACAGAGAGCACAGCCGTTGTCGCCAAGGCTGTGTCGGGCCAGGGAGGACACAGAGAAAGTAAAAAATGTTTTTTGATTTAGCCTAATTTTTTCTGCCAATAATAAAACAGCCATGAGAAAGGTTTGACCCAAATGGCATTTGAATTAGCAGCATTTCAAAAAAATCTCCATATAATTCATTGATATTTTTTAACAGTATGTTATCTTCATTTCATTAGTGATACATCTCATTAGCCAATCACAGGCTGATAGCGGAACCTGTTAATAATATTTTTGAGGCTTTTAAAATGGATTTAAAACCTACCCGTGAAGAACTGGAACAAAAAATCAAAGAATTAGAAAAACTCCTTAATAACCAGGAGGAAAAAGAAAGAAAACTTCTTGAAGAGATAAGCGGGTTAAAACAGACTGAAAAATACTATAATGCCCTGATGCAGAATACTGATGACTTTATAGTAATATGCGACCAAAGTGCAATACCCCAGGCATTTAATGAAAGATATAAAGAAATAGGTAAGGCATTATTAAATACCGAAATAAAACCCGGTATGCAGCCTCATAAGATGTCTGGAAACCTTGAAGTGATAAAATACTGGACCTCTCTGCAGGGCAGGGCTTTAAATGGAGAGAAATTTTTAGCAGAATTTTTTGACAAAGAGAGAAATCAATATCTTGAAACCCTGTTCTGTCCTATTCGGGAAGGGGAAAAGGTAACAGGGTTTACAGAGATTACACGAAACATAACCGCCCGCAGACAGGCTGAAATAAAACAGAAGGAACTTCAATCTAAATTCTCGAATGCCCTGGAGATAGCACACTTAGGGCCATGGGAGTACGATCCAGCCAGCGATCTTTTTACCTTTAACGATTATTTCTACAAAATATTTCGCACCACAGCGGAGGAGGTTGGTGGATATGTAATGACATCAGGTGAATATAATAGGCGATTTATCCATCCGGATGACATTGCTTTTCTCACGGAGGAAGGAAGGAAAGCAAGCGAAACAAATGACCCCAACTATAACCGTCAATTCGAACAAAGAATAATCTACGCTGATGGCAATGTCGGATACATTGCGGTCCGGTTTTTTATCCAAAAGGACGAAAACGGCAGAACAATCAGGGCCTATGGTGTAAATCAGGATATAACTGAAACAGTGCGTCTCAGGGAAAAACTTGCACAGGTGCAGAAATTAGAGGCTATTGGCACTCTGGCAGGCGGTCTGGCGCATGATTACAATAATATATTAATGGGGATCCTTGGGAATACAGCACTTATGCTCCTTGAAATGGATACTGCTCATCCCCATTACGCTAAACTGAAAAACATAGAGCAATATGTCCAGAATGCATCGGACTTGACTAAACAGATGCTTGGTTTTGCCAGGGGCGGCAAGTATGAGGTAAAGCCTACTGACATGAATGAGCTGGTGAAAAAAAGCTCGGATATGTTTGGGCAGACAAAGAAAGAGATCACAATTCATACGAAATGGCAGGAAGATATCTGGACAGTTGAAATTGACCAGGGACAAATGAATCAGGTCTTGTTAAACCTGTATGTCAATGCCTGGCAGTCCATGCCTCACGGCGGAGAGCTTTATCTTGAAACAAAAAATATTGTTCTTGATGATAATTATGTTAAACCTTTTTATGTGGCGCCTGGAAATTATGTGAAGATCTCTGTTACAGATACAGGCATTGGAATGGACGCGGCTACACAAAAGAGGATCTTTGATCCGTTTTTCACAACAAAAAAGATGGGTAGAGGCACCGGACTTGGCCTTGCCACGGTCTATGGAATTATCAAAAATCATTCAGGCATTATTAATGTCTACAGTGAGAAAGGAGAAGGCTCGACGTTTAATATATATTTACCTGTTTCAAGTGCAGTTTTAACAAAAGAAAAGGAACCATCCTTTCATGTGTTAAAGGGCAATGAGACCATACTGCTTGTAGATGATGAAGAGATGATAATTAATATTGGTACACAACTGCTGGAAAGACTTGGTTATCGCGTTCTTTGTGCAAAAACAGGGAGTGAAGCCCTGGAAACCTATAAAAATAACAGAGGAAACATTGACCTTGTTATTCTGGATATGATCATGCCCAATATGGGTGGAGGGGCAGTTTATGATGAACTTAAAAAGGTATATCCAGGTGTAAAGGTCCTTCTTTCGAGCGGTTACAGCCTTAATGGGCAGGCTACTTCGATATTGAAAAGAGGATGCAATGGTTTTATCCAGAAACCTTTCGGACTTGATGAGTTATCTAAAAGGATCAGAGAAATCCTGGGGAGTGAATAATATTCAATAATTCCTGAAACCCGGTAATTGGGAGCCATTATTTAAACTGCATAATGATATTAACTGTAAAGGCCATATCATATTTCCCTAACAGCCTACAGTCTAAACCCCTCCCTACGCCCTATTCATTGACACCACTTTTCATAAAAGATACTCTGATGCAAAACAAAACAGGGTGAAAAATTTATGATGAATAAATGTCACGGAACTAAATTAAAGGCTTTGGATTTTATAAAAGCAGGTTTTTTTCTGGTTATTTTTGTTCTATTCAGTTTTTCCGCCATTTTTGCAGAAGAAATGGCTTTTGAAAAAGCAGGGGTTATACTTTCTGCATCGGAAATCGATTACCCACCATTCAGTATTATCGATGATCAAGGAGAGACAGGAGGATTCTCGGTTGAATTGATGCGTGCTGCCCTGGATGCAATGGGTATAGATGTAACATTTCGAACAGGCACATGGGCTGAAGTGAGAGGATTGCTTGAGAAAGGTGAAGTTCAGGCCCTGCCTATTGTCGGGCGAACACCCGAACGAGAACGATTGTTTGATTTTACTGTCCCCTACATGACCCTTCATGGGGCTATTGTCGTAAGAAATAAAGAAACCGGGATCAGCGATATTTCCGATCTCATTGGACGAAAAGTTCTTGTAATGAAAGGCGATAATGCAGAAGAATTCCTGCTTCGGGAGGATCGGGGAATTGAAATCCATACCGTGCCCACCTTTGAAATGGCCCTTAAAGAGCTGGCCCTGGGAAATTGTGATGCAGTGGTCATGCAAAGGCTGGTGGCTATTCGTCTGATTGAAAAAACAGGGTTTACTGACCTGCATGTTATTGATAAGCCGATTGAGGGATTCAGGCAGGATTTCTGTTTTGCTGTACGTGAAGGTGATCGTGAAACATTGGCCCTGCTGAATGAGGGGCTTGCTATTGTAATGGCAAACGGTGTTTACCGGCATCTGCATTCCAAATGGTTTGCATCTATGCAACTACCCTCAGACCGACCGATAATAGTAGGCGGTGATCTTAA includes:
- a CDS encoding response regulator, whose translation is MDLKPTREELEQKIKELEKLLNNQEEKERKLLEEISGLKQTEKYYNALMQNTDDFIVICDQSAIPQAFNERYKEIGKALLNTEIKPGMQPHKMSGNLEVIKYWTSLQGRALNGEKFLAEFFDKERNQYLETLFCPIREGEKVTGFTEITRNITARRQAEIKQKELQSKFSNALEIAHLGPWEYDPASDLFTFNDYFYKIFRTTAEEVGGYVMTSGEYNRRFIHPDDIAFLTEEGRKASETNDPNYNRQFEQRIIYADGNVGYIAVRFFIQKDENGRTIRAYGVNQDITETVRLREKLAQVQKLEAIGTLAGGLAHDYNNILMGILGNTALMLLEMDTAHPHYAKLKNIEQYVQNASDLTKQMLGFARGGKYEVKPTDMNELVKKSSDMFGQTKKEITIHTKWQEDIWTVEIDQGQMNQVLLNLYVNAWQSMPHGGELYLETKNIVLDDNYVKPFYVAPGNYVKISVTDTGIGMDAATQKRIFDPFFTTKKMGRGTGLGLATVYGIIKNHSGIINVYSEKGEGSTFNIYLPVSSAVLTKEKEPSFHVLKGNETILLVDDEEMIINIGTQLLERLGYRVLCAKTGSEALETYKNNRGNIDLVILDMIMPNMGGGAVYDELKKVYPGVKVLLSSGYSLNGQATSILKRGCNGFIQKPFGLDELSKRIREILGSE